A DNA window from Maribellus comscasis contains the following coding sequences:
- a CDS encoding TonB-dependent receptor, with protein sequence MRLTIFLMLIGISNVFATSTYSQSTKFSFHLRNISLEQLFEEIQNQSEFNIFYRNNQVDNSRKVDIVASDASVESILTQALEGTNLDFKVIDRQIVIFPSRDTYTDDTKSQGGIITAQPQEKSISGKVTDSSGSPLPGVTVAVKGTTQGTVTNANGIYTLSNIPDDATLQFSFVGMKTQEIRVAGKTNINVTLEVDAIGIEEVVAIGYGTLVKKELTSAISNISSDDINKIHATRLDQAIQGRASGVLITNTSGRPGADVTIRIRGSSTINNNSPLYVVDGIQTENIKNINPQDIESVAILKDASASIYGAQAANGVVIVTTKKGTKGSVPKIDFDFAYGFQELAKMPKLMGKDEYIDIYSTAEENDGTHKWWSRSDLNIPHNTDWLSQIFHTAPISNTNFSLSGGNESTSYLVSSNYKTQEGVLRTSGYKSVNFRVNTESKIGKRLTFGNTLTVGHEQWKNPGGAPNQNEIFISAMRASPTVPIHWTEWDIENNPVVQANGWQVGDYAGPSRAGEHPGTKNTVGFIENNNFSFVQKQLRMLGTIYGSAKIAKNLEFKSTLGVDYAFDDTQNFQKIWSYGTKNNGGLNNLTKGYDKTFFWSFDNTLTYNFNINKSHRFNLLLGSSARRYSGENLLTASSNFADESLQVTSASGNIVSATGTKYQDSWISYLGRVNYNYQEKYLLQLILRADGSSKFGSNNRFGYFPSISGGWRISEESFFPKSMVVSNLKIRGSYGQTGNDRINRYASLEVLTFGSTVFGPNQDIIQTIKPVKMGNPDLRWESTLQLDLGFDIGLFNNSVELVADYFNKKTSDMLYQLPIPLTAGISGYPWANLGNMKNSGMELSLTYHHTKNEFEWNISANIGTVQNKVTKIQNDIFSGVSIIREEEAIGSFYGLVTDGLFQNQEEIDAYTFDETGDGIGDKLIQPFAKPGDIRFKDLNDDGAITSADRDIIGNPFPDFTYGLNFNANYKDFDFTIFFQGVYGNAIYRGRNGGMDLEEADTRGNMFIWAKDYWTQENPHNDVTKPRPTLIDKNGNRQVSDRYISDGSYLRVKNIQLGYTFPANICDKIGLDRLRIYLTANNLLTFTKYIGFDPEIGGENLSNLYGVDDFTSYPQSRTIQMGVQINL encoded by the coding sequence ATGAGGCTAACAATCTTTCTCATGCTGATTGGTATAAGTAATGTTTTTGCGACTTCAACTTATTCGCAAAGCACAAAGTTCTCTTTTCATTTAAGAAATATTTCTTTAGAGCAGCTTTTCGAGGAAATTCAAAATCAAAGTGAGTTTAACATTTTCTACAGAAATAATCAGGTTGATAATAGCCGAAAGGTTGATATTGTTGCCAGTGATGCATCTGTTGAAAGTATTTTAACACAGGCTTTGGAAGGAACAAATCTTGACTTTAAAGTGATAGACAGACAGATCGTTATTTTTCCTTCCCGGGATACATATACAGATGATACGAAATCTCAGGGAGGAATCATTACGGCTCAACCACAAGAAAAATCCATTTCCGGTAAAGTAACCGACTCATCCGGTTCCCCTCTGCCTGGCGTAACAGTAGCAGTAAAAGGAACAACACAGGGAACGGTAACCAATGCCAATGGAATTTATACCTTATCAAATATTCCGGATGATGCCACACTGCAATTTTCGTTTGTAGGGATGAAAACTCAGGAAATACGGGTTGCCGGTAAAACAAACATTAATGTAACCTTGGAAGTTGATGCCATAGGAATTGAGGAAGTGGTGGCGATTGGTTATGGTACTTTAGTAAAGAAAGAATTAACAAGTGCCATATCCAATATATCTTCAGATGATATCAATAAAATCCATGCGACAAGGTTGGATCAGGCAATTCAAGGAAGAGCTTCCGGAGTATTAATAACAAATACTTCCGGTCGACCTGGAGCTGATGTTACCATCAGAATTAGGGGATCAAGTACCATAAACAATAACAGCCCATTATATGTTGTTGACGGCATTCAGACGGAAAATATAAAGAATATTAATCCTCAGGATATAGAATCAGTCGCAATTCTTAAAGATGCTTCAGCCTCCATTTACGGGGCTCAGGCAGCAAATGGGGTTGTAATTGTCACAACAAAGAAAGGTACAAAAGGCAGTGTTCCCAAAATTGACTTCGATTTCGCTTATGGTTTCCAGGAGTTGGCCAAAATGCCCAAACTAATGGGGAAAGATGAATATATTGACATCTACAGTACGGCAGAAGAAAATGATGGAACCCACAAATGGTGGAGCCGCAGTGATCTTAATATACCTCATAATACAGATTGGTTAAGTCAGATTTTTCATACGGCTCCAATATCAAACACCAACTTTAGTCTGAGCGGTGGCAATGAAAGTACTTCTTATTTGGTCAGTTCCAACTATAAAACACAGGAAGGTGTTCTTAGAACATCAGGATACAAGTCAGTTAATTTTAGGGTTAATACAGAATCGAAAATAGGCAAAAGATTAACATTTGGAAACACATTGACCGTAGGACATGAACAATGGAAAAATCCAGGAGGAGCTCCAAATCAAAATGAAATATTTATATCTGCCATGCGAGCTTCACCTACAGTTCCAATTCATTGGACTGAATGGGATATAGAAAATAATCCTGTTGTCCAAGCAAATGGATGGCAGGTAGGTGATTATGCTGGTCCTTCAAGGGCTGGTGAACATCCTGGCACAAAGAATACAGTTGGTTTTATTGAAAATAATAATTTTAGTTTCGTTCAAAAGCAACTAAGAATGCTTGGAACAATTTACGGAAGTGCAAAAATAGCCAAAAATTTAGAGTTTAAATCAACCCTGGGAGTGGATTACGCTTTTGATGACACACAAAATTTTCAAAAGATTTGGTCTTATGGAACCAAAAACAATGGAGGATTGAATAACCTTACCAAAGGCTATGACAAAACTTTCTTTTGGTCGTTCGATAATACCTTAACTTACAATTTTAATATAAACAAAAGCCACCGGTTCAATTTGCTGTTAGGTTCCTCTGCAAGGAGATATTCAGGAGAAAACCTCCTTACTGCAAGTTCAAACTTTGCAGATGAGAGCTTACAAGTGACATCAGCAAGTGGCAATATAGTGAGTGCAACCGGAACAAAATATCAGGATTCATGGATTTCCTATCTTGGCAGGGTAAACTATAATTATCAGGAAAAATATTTATTACAATTGATTCTGAGAGCTGATGGTTCTTCTAAATTTGGTTCAAATAACCGGTTTGGTTATTTTCCTTCTATATCTGGTGGTTGGAGAATCAGTGAGGAATCATTTTTTCCAAAAAGTATGGTTGTAAGTAACTTAAAAATTAGGGGTAGCTACGGGCAAACCGGGAATGACCGTATAAACAGATATGCCTCACTTGAAGTTTTAACCTTTGGCTCTACGGTATTTGGTCCCAATCAGGATATTATTCAGACAATAAAACCTGTCAAAATGGGAAATCCAGATTTGCGATGGGAGTCGACTTTGCAGCTTGATCTCGGATTTGATATTGGTTTGTTCAATAATTCAGTTGAATTGGTAGCAGACTACTTCAATAAGAAAACATCTGATATGTTATATCAACTACCAATTCCTCTGACTGCCGGAATTTCTGGATATCCCTGGGCAAACCTGGGCAATATGAAGAATTCAGGTATGGAATTGTCTTTGACATATCATCATACCAAAAATGAATTTGAATGGAATATTTCTGCAAATATAGGAACAGTACAAAACAAAGTAACCAAGATTCAAAACGATATCTTCAGTGGCGTTTCAATTATCAGGGAAGAAGAGGCAATCGGGTCATTTTATGGACTGGTAACCGATGGTCTGTTCCAAAATCAGGAAGAAATTGACGCATATACATTTGATGAGACAGGTGACGGAATTGGTGATAAGCTGATACAACCATTTGCAAAGCCAGGAGACATTCGTTTTAAAGATTTAAATGACGACGGTGCAATAACAAGTGCTGACAGAGATATTATTGGCAATCCTTTCCCTGACTTCACTTATGGTTTGAATTTTAATGCCAATTACAAGGACTTTGATTTTACAATTTTCTTTCAGGGAGTTTATGGTAATGCTATTTACAGAGGCAGAAACGGTGGAATGGATCTCGAAGAAGCAGATACCAGAGGAAACATGTTCATCTGGGCAAAAGATTACTGGACACAGGAAAATCCACATAATGATGTGACTAAACCAAGACCTACTTTGATAGATAAGAATGGTAACAGGCAAGTATCTGACAGATACATTAGTGACGGTTCATATCTAAGAGTGAAAAATATACAGTTGGGTTACACCTTTCCTGCAAACATCTGTGATAAAATTGGGCTTGACAGATTAAGAATTTATCTTACTGCAAATAACTTGTTAACTTTTACCAAATATATCGGTTTCGATCCTGAAATTGGAGGAGAAAACCTGAGTAATCTTTATGGTGTGGATGATTTCACAAGTTACCCTCAGTCCCGCACAATACAAATGGGTGTACAGATTAATTTATAA
- a CDS encoding FecR family protein, which produces MNKKNKIKAHDILSNDDFVIDSLSDKTGNKEELKIAAIINNYLSSKRNTIPNSEKEETKRRIKLSVQKAQRNKYLSRWAVAASILLVIISAWFLQNDFKKETGIVDFAQSLDFAKPDSVTNLLLQDGRKVLITEKDSRIEYDPKGENIIIDSTQKISQKVVQVEQVFNTLVVPYGKQTQITLSDGSIVWLNSGSKLVYPANMKEKRKVYIEGEAVFDVTHSEQHPFFVATKDFEIKVLGTVFNVSAYTDDNVSSAVLERGKIELDLREKSLFHKKRLTILPGTMAVFDSNDKTFHQQQVDAKNYLSWRDGYFIFKNEPLANIIKKLERYYNVEIVLEDETLGRERFSGNLNLKNTPEEVLNVIAETTPFIVRYDNQKLIINLN; this is translated from the coding sequence ATGAATAAAAAAAACAAAATAAAGGCACACGATATATTATCCAATGATGATTTTGTGATAGACTCATTGTCTGATAAAACAGGAAATAAAGAAGAACTTAAGATAGCCGCTATTATCAACAATTATTTATCTTCCAAAAGAAATACTATTCCAAATAGCGAAAAAGAAGAAACAAAAAGAAGGATAAAGTTATCCGTTCAAAAGGCGCAACGGAACAAATATTTATCACGATGGGCTGTCGCCGCATCGATTTTGCTGGTTATCATTTCTGCATGGTTCCTCCAAAATGATTTTAAAAAGGAAACGGGTATTGTTGATTTTGCACAAAGTTTGGATTTTGCAAAACCCGATAGCGTTACAAACCTGCTTCTTCAGGATGGGCGTAAGGTTTTAATAACAGAAAAAGATTCCCGTATTGAGTATGACCCCAAAGGAGAAAACATTATTATCGATTCAACCCAAAAAATATCTCAAAAGGTTGTGCAGGTAGAGCAGGTATTTAACACATTGGTCGTTCCGTATGGAAAGCAAACACAGATAACTTTATCCGATGGTTCAATAGTTTGGTTAAACTCCGGATCAAAATTGGTCTATCCGGCAAATATGAAAGAGAAAAGGAAAGTTTACATCGAAGGGGAGGCTGTTTTTGATGTTACACATTCAGAGCAGCATCCTTTTTTTGTGGCCACAAAGGATTTTGAAATTAAAGTTCTGGGAACAGTGTTTAATGTAAGTGCCTATACTGATGATAATGTTTCCAGCGCCGTTTTGGAAAGAGGCAAGATAGAGCTTGATTTAAGAGAGAAATCCCTTTTTCATAAAAAAAGGCTAACGATTCTGCCCGGGACGATGGCTGTTTTTGATTCAAATGATAAAACATTCCATCAACAACAGGTTGATGCAAAAAACTATTTATCATGGCGTGATGGTTATTTTATATTTAAGAATGAACCGCTTGCAAATATCATAAAAAAATTAGAGCGGTATTACAATGTGGAAATTGTATTAGAAGACGAAACTCTGGGCAGGGAAAGATTTTCAGGAAACCTGAATTTAAAAAATACGCCTGAAGAAGTATTAAACGTAATTGCAGAAACTACACCATTTATAGTTAGATATGACAACCAAAAACTAATCATTAACCTAAACTAA
- a CDS encoding RNA polymerase sigma factor, protein MCDHIALHNEGEKDKDRYLWERFRKGDDKAFYSLYDLFFDSLYSYGLHFTRDKDLVKDCIHDLFLDLYKYRERLSETDNIHFYLFRSLRRLIYKEQVKKVSVLSDEQILLQNDIPVMTFEDDLIASEIKDENHKILAEVMMELSDRQREGLSLKFEQNFSYQEIAGILGISVESTRTKIYRALKELRKALQKKGISIQLLFLFYQNEKQEAAGN, encoded by the coding sequence ATGTGCGACCACATAGCTCTACATAATGAAGGTGAGAAAGATAAGGATCGTTATCTTTGGGAACGATTTAGAAAAGGAGATGATAAGGCTTTTTATTCGCTTTATGATTTGTTTTTTGATTCACTTTACAGCTATGGATTACATTTCACAAGAGACAAAGATTTGGTAAAAGATTGTATCCACGATCTTTTTTTGGATTTATATAAGTACCGGGAGCGACTCTCTGAAACCGATAATATTCATTTCTACTTATTTCGCTCCCTGCGGAGATTAATATACAAAGAGCAGGTTAAAAAAGTTTCTGTTTTGTCTGATGAGCAAATATTACTTCAAAATGATATTCCGGTTATGACTTTTGAGGATGATTTAATAGCCTCCGAAATAAAAGATGAAAATCACAAAATATTGGCAGAGGTGATGATGGAGTTATCTGACAGGCAACGCGAAGGTCTTTCATTAAAGTTTGAACAGAATTTTTCATATCAGGAAATTGCAGGTATTTTAGGAATTTCCGTTGAATCGACTCGCACAAAAATTTATCGTGCCCTGAAGGAACTCCGAAAAGCACTTCAAAAGAAGGGGATTTCCATCCAGTTATTATTTCTTTTTTATCAAAACGAGAAACAAGAAGCGGCTGGGAATTAG
- a CDS encoding ribulokinase, whose protein sequence is MKKYCIGIDFGTDSVRSLIVDVESGEEVSGAVYNYPRWKQGLYCEASKNQFRQHPQDYLEGLEFTIKEALKNAPDDVAKKVVGVSVDTTGSTPVAVDDTGTPLSLTAGFEENPNAMFILWKDHTAVKEADEINELVKKWKIDFTKYEGGIYSSEWFWAKLLHIIRKDARVYQAAYSWVEHCDWIPALLTGNTDPKTLKRSRCAAGHKAMWHEAFGGLPSEEFLTQLDPMLAGLKDRLFKETFTCDVSAGTLSEEWAKKLGLSTNVVIGVGAFDAHLGAVGAQIEPYHLSKVMGTSTCDMLIAPLEEVGDKLVSGICGQVDGSIVPGMLGLEAGQSAFGDIYAWFRRLIEWPMQNILAESDLIDEETKKKLIDETSGKIIAKLSQEAEKIPIAESGIVALDWMNGRRTPDANQALKGAIIGLNLGSDAPRIFRALVEATAFGSKAINDRFISEGIRIDGVIALGGVAKKSKLVMQIVADVLDMPIKVAHSEQACALGTAMAAAVAAGVYENLGEAQAKMGGGFEMEYHPIPENVEKYKTLYKYYKKLGDFVEKELT, encoded by the coding sequence ATGAAAAAATATTGTATAGGAATAGACTTTGGAACTGATTCCGTTAGATCATTAATTGTTGATGTAGAAAGCGGTGAAGAAGTTTCAGGTGCGGTTTATAATTATCCCCGTTGGAAACAAGGATTATATTGTGAAGCCTCGAAGAATCAGTTTCGTCAACATCCACAGGATTATTTGGAGGGACTGGAATTTACGATAAAAGAGGCCTTGAAGAATGCTCCAGACGATGTTGCTAAAAAAGTTGTGGGAGTTTCTGTTGATACAACCGGTTCCACTCCTGTTGCCGTTGATGATACCGGGACGCCACTATCATTAACTGCCGGCTTTGAGGAAAACCCAAATGCCATGTTTATATTGTGGAAAGATCACACGGCAGTAAAAGAAGCTGATGAAATTAACGAGCTGGTCAAAAAATGGAAAATTGATTTTACAAAATATGAAGGTGGAATTTATTCATCAGAATGGTTTTGGGCAAAACTGCTTCATATTATCCGTAAGGATGCAAGGGTTTATCAAGCTGCATATTCGTGGGTGGAACATTGTGACTGGATTCCCGCGCTACTCACCGGTAATACCGATCCAAAAACATTAAAAAGAAGTCGATGTGCTGCCGGTCACAAAGCGATGTGGCACGAAGCTTTTGGTGGTCTTCCATCAGAAGAATTCCTGACTCAGCTTGATCCAATGTTAGCCGGTTTAAAAGATCGTTTGTTTAAAGAAACTTTCACTTGCGATGTATCGGCAGGAACTTTGAGTGAAGAGTGGGCGAAAAAATTAGGTCTATCTACCAACGTGGTGATTGGGGTAGGAGCTTTTGATGCTCACCTTGGTGCTGTTGGTGCTCAAATTGAGCCTTATCACTTGTCGAAAGTAATGGGTACATCAACTTGCGATATGTTGATTGCGCCACTTGAAGAAGTGGGTGATAAACTGGTAAGCGGTATTTGTGGTCAGGTTGACGGATCTATCGTTCCGGGTATGTTAGGTTTGGAAGCTGGTCAGTCGGCATTTGGTGATATTTACGCCTGGTTTCGTCGTTTGATCGAGTGGCCAATGCAAAATATTTTGGCCGAATCTGATTTGATCGACGAGGAGACTAAGAAAAAACTGATAGATGAAACTTCAGGCAAGATCATTGCTAAATTAAGCCAGGAAGCTGAAAAAATTCCTATCGCAGAAAGTGGAATCGTAGCACTCGACTGGATGAACGGTCGTCGTACTCCGGATGCTAACCAGGCATTAAAAGGAGCGATTATCGGATTGAATCTGGGTTCGGATGCTCCTCGTATTTTCCGTGCATTGGTTGAAGCTACTGCTTTCGGATCAAAAGCCATTAACGATCGCTTTATTTCTGAGGGAATCCGCATCGACGGTGTAATTGCACTGGGTGGTGTGGCTAAAAAATCGAAATTGGTAATGCAAATTGTTGCCGACGTACTGGATATGCCAATTAAAGTGGCTCATTCAGAACAAGCTTGTGCTCTGGGTACTGCAATGGCAGCAGCAGTTGCAGCCGGTGTTTACGAAAACCTTGGCGAGGCGCAGGCAAAAATGGGTGGAGGTTTCGAAATGGAATATCATCCAATTCCTGAGAATGTTGAGAAATACAAAACCTTATATAAATATTATAAGAAACTTGGTGATTTTGTTGAAAAAGAATTGACTTAA
- a CDS encoding GH116 family glycosyl hydrolase: protein MKNKNHALLLAILLALISYNMKSYAEKESGHNFNESYTGENLDRIAFPIGGIGAGMFCLEGTGAISHMSVRNQPDIFNEPFMMAAIAVKGYKNGAKVLEGPVPGWKIFGNPRTGNGARSKNYGFPRFEGVNFKTRFPFADIELKDSDIPLNVSLTGWSPFIPTDEDNSSLPVGALEYKFKNTSNKRIEACFSYHAQNFMRIEITKEWGGQYESGDSISAISNGFLLKQECKPDKPHYKGDFAIMCDDSKTITDLSWFRGGWVDSRTIFWKDISEFTFKEDTKSNGAPGASLYVPFELEPGEEKIIKVMMAWYVPHSDIRSGLPPVDMKTEIAKNCDPSTGCCSDLSNTYYEPWYSGRFTSIEEVIKYWRQNYYELRNKSELFSKAFYSSTLPPEVIEAVAANLTILKSPTVLRQKDGKLWGWEGCRDAAGCCPGSCTHVWNYAQAIPNLFPALERSLRETEFEVSQNEEGHQNFRASLPISPVEGHNFHAAADGQLGGIMKAYREWRISGNDEWMKKLYPYVKRSMDYCIQDWDPRHTGTLEEPHHNTYDIEFWGPDGMCTSFYLGALSAMIEMGKSMDDDISFYEELLNKGKKTIENDLFNGEYFIQKIKIDGLTAKDPVAESKIGIMMNYSPEAIELLQKEGPKYQYGNGCLSDGILGAWIGEMAGLKNIVDKNKVKSHLVSVHKYNLKNDLTDHVNPQRPTYAVGDEGGLLLCTWPHGDNLTLPFVYSNEVWTGIEYQVASHLMFMGEVEKGLEIVREARKRYDGRIRNPFNEFECGHWYARAMASYGLLQGLTGVHYDAVDQILYVDSQIGDFTSFLSTETGFGNVGLKGGKPFLNIVYGYVDVNKIIVSGVEVPNNLND from the coding sequence ATGAAAAATAAGAATCATGCATTGTTGTTAGCGATATTGTTGGCATTGATTTCATACAATATGAAATCGTATGCCGAAAAAGAGTCAGGACATAATTTTAATGAAAGTTATACAGGAGAAAACCTGGACAGAATTGCTTTTCCAATTGGAGGTATTGGGGCAGGTATGTTTTGCCTTGAAGGAACAGGAGCTATCTCGCATATGTCGGTCAGAAACCAACCTGATATTTTTAATGAGCCTTTTATGATGGCTGCAATTGCGGTAAAAGGATATAAAAATGGGGCAAAAGTACTTGAGGGGCCTGTTCCCGGGTGGAAGATATTTGGCAATCCAAGAACAGGCAATGGTGCGCGAAGTAAGAACTATGGTTTTCCACGCTTTGAAGGAGTAAATTTTAAGACCCGCTTCCCATTTGCAGATATTGAACTAAAGGATAGTGATATTCCCTTAAATGTATCATTAACAGGGTGGAGTCCATTTATCCCTACTGATGAAGACAATTCAAGTCTGCCGGTTGGTGCTCTTGAATACAAATTCAAAAACACGAGCAATAAAAGAATAGAGGCTTGTTTTTCTTATCATGCTCAAAACTTTATGCGAATTGAAATCACTAAAGAATGGGGAGGACAATATGAAAGCGGAGATTCAATTTCGGCGATAAGTAATGGATTCCTGCTCAAACAAGAATGTAAACCAGATAAACCCCATTATAAAGGGGACTTTGCAATTATGTGCGATGATTCTAAAACAATAACTGATTTATCCTGGTTTCGTGGTGGCTGGGTCGATTCCCGAACCATATTTTGGAAGGACATCTCGGAATTTACTTTCAAAGAAGATACCAAATCCAATGGGGCGCCAGGTGCCTCTCTATATGTTCCGTTTGAATTAGAGCCAGGCGAAGAGAAGATAATCAAAGTAATGATGGCCTGGTATGTTCCGCACTCTGATATTCGGTCTGGTCTTCCTCCTGTTGATATGAAGACGGAAATAGCAAAAAATTGTGATCCGTCAACCGGTTGTTGTTCCGATTTAAGTAATACTTATTATGAGCCTTGGTATTCCGGAAGATTTACAAGTATTGAAGAAGTAATAAAATACTGGCGACAGAATTATTATGAGTTAAGAAACAAGTCTGAATTATTTTCTAAGGCCTTTTATTCCAGTACGCTGCCCCCTGAAGTAATTGAAGCAGTTGCTGCCAATCTTACTATTCTGAAGTCTCCGACTGTTTTGCGCCAGAAAGATGGAAAACTGTGGGGGTGGGAAGGATGCCGTGATGCGGCTGGTTGTTGTCCCGGTTCGTGTACGCATGTGTGGAATTATGCACAGGCAATACCAAATTTATTTCCTGCACTGGAAAGATCCTTACGGGAAACTGAATTCGAGGTCAGTCAGAATGAAGAAGGGCATCAGAATTTCAGGGCAAGTCTGCCTATTAGTCCGGTTGAAGGACATAACTTTCATGCCGCTGCTGACGGACAGTTAGGTGGAATTATGAAGGCTTACCGGGAGTGGCGTATTTCAGGCAATGATGAATGGATGAAAAAGTTATATCCTTATGTAAAAAGGAGTATGGATTACTGCATCCAAGACTGGGATCCAAGGCACACCGGGACCTTGGAAGAGCCACATCACAACACTTATGACATCGAATTCTGGGGCCCCGATGGAATGTGTACCAGTTTTTATTTGGGCGCTTTATCAGCTATGATTGAAATGGGGAAATCAATGGACGATGATATCTCATTTTATGAAGAGTTATTAAACAAAGGGAAAAAGACGATTGAAAACGACCTGTTTAACGGTGAGTATTTTATTCAGAAAATAAAGATTGATGGTTTAACGGCGAAAGATCCGGTTGCTGAATCAAAAATTGGGATTATGATGAATTATTCACCAGAAGCAATTGAATTGTTGCAAAAGGAAGGTCCAAAATATCAATATGGTAACGGATGTTTGTCAGATGGAATACTTGGTGCATGGATTGGGGAAATGGCCGGACTTAAAAATATTGTAGATAAAAATAAAGTTAAAAGTCATCTTGTATCCGTTCATAAATACAATTTAAAGAACGATTTGACAGACCATGTTAATCCGCAACGCCCAACCTACGCTGTTGGAGATGAAGGAGGCCTTTTACTTTGTACCTGGCCCCATGGAGATAACTTAACACTTCCTTTTGTTTATAGCAATGAAGTATGGACCGGAATTGAATACCAGGTTGCCTCTCATCTTATGTTTATGGGCGAAGTTGAAAAAGGCTTAGAGATTGTACGGGAAGCACGGAAACGCTACGATGGACGGATTAGGAACCCGTTTAATGAATTTGAATGCGGTCATTGGTATGCTCGTGCCATGGCAAGTTATGGACTTTTGCAGGGACTAACCGGTGTGCACTATGATGCTGTTGATCAGATTTTGTACGTTGATTCTCAAATAGGTGATTTTACAAGTTTTCTTTCTACTGAAACAGGTTTTGGAAATGTGGGACTAAAAGGAGGAAAACCATTTTTAAACATCGTGTATGGATATGTCGATGTAAATAAGATTATTGTTTCCGGTGTTGAGGTTCCGAATAATCTTAATGACTAG
- a CDS encoding glycoside hydrolase family 172 protein produces MKRIILINLFLFCTSYLFAQNMDNEMFSLTKIREGVKSKRVGSYDKTGGNNDRFTNIKDGEKMVIMNVEGAGIINHIWITIAPKADKVNRNDVILRMYWDGNSFPSVEAPLGSFFGNGWDETYDFVSAPLTVAPAVGKSYVSYFAMPFSNGAKIEIENQSGTEISAFYFNIDYVEMDKLPEDCGRFHAWYNREVTKALPEGENEWGTLGEQGNNLTGDENYVFADIKGKGQFVGVNYYINCPTTMWYGEGDEMVFIDGEKTPSIVGTGTEDFFNTSWSPKELFYHPYFGYPRVNNETGWLGRTHVYRFLLSDPVYFDKSCKFTIEHGHNNNLTLDLASVAYWYQHKAAPLPRSFSKEERKPLPAIRAVDIHLWRDAWRNAHGNKRDLWGNEK; encoded by the coding sequence ATGAAAAGAATTATCTTAATTAATTTATTCCTTTTTTGTACCAGCTATTTGTTTGCACAAAATATGGACAATGAGATGTTTTCGCTTACTAAAATCAGAGAAGGTGTAAAATCAAAACGTGTTGGCAGTTATGACAAGACAGGTGGAAATAATGATCGTTTTACTAATATAAAGGATGGTGAAAAGATGGTTATTATGAATGTGGAAGGGGCTGGAATAATCAATCATATTTGGATTACAATAGCTCCCAAAGCTGACAAAGTAAATCGGAATGATGTGATTTTACGTATGTATTGGGATGGCAATTCGTTTCCTTCGGTTGAAGCGCCGCTTGGTTCTTTTTTTGGAAATGGCTGGGACGAAACATACGATTTCGTAAGCGCCCCGCTTACCGTTGCCCCTGCAGTAGGAAAATCGTATGTTAGTTATTTTGCGATGCCTTTTTCCAACGGCGCTAAAATAGAAATTGAGAACCAATCCGGAACCGAAATCAGCGCATTCTATTTCAATATCGATTATGTTGAAATGGACAAACTTCCTGAGGACTGCGGACGTTTTCATGCCTGGTACAATAGAGAAGTTACAAAAGCATTGCCTGAAGGCGAGAATGAATGGGGTACGCTTGGAGAACAGGGAAATAATTTAACTGGTGATGAAAATTATGTCTTTGCTGACATTAAAGGTAAGGGGCAGTTTGTAGGGGTAAATTACTACATCAATTGTCCTACAACGATGTGGTATGGCGAAGGAGATGAGATGGTTTTTATTGACGGGGAAAAAACACCGTCCATAGTTGGAACCGGTACTGAAGATTTTTTTAATACCTCATGGAGTCCCAAAGAATTATTTTACCATCCTTATTTTGGGTATCCCCGGGTAAATAATGAAACAGGCTGGCTTGGCCGTACTCACGTATATCGGTTTTTACTTTCCGATCCCGTGTACTTCGATAAATCCTGCAAATTTACAATTGAACATGGACATAATAACAATTTAACACTGGATCTAGCTTCAGTCGCCTACTGGTACCAGCATAAAGCAGCTCCTTTGCCAAGGTCGTTTAGCAAAGAAGAACGTAAACCTTTACCTGCAATAAGGGCCGTCGACATCCATTTATGGAGGGATGCCTGGAGAAATGCACATGGTAATAAAAGAGATCTATGGGGCAATGAAAAATAA